In Gammaproteobacteria bacterium, a genomic segment contains:
- a CDS encoding MAPEG family protein, with the protein MTIALWCVLVAALLPFCFTMTAKAGGRFTPRANHNPREFLEAIQGWPKRAHWAQQNSFEAFPMFAAAAIIAHVVAGPNSTANLLALLFIACRIFYGLCYLLDWATIRSLAWFGGIACVIGLFVVAA; encoded by the coding sequence ATGACGATTGCGCTGTGGTGCGTTCTGGTGGCGGCCCTGCTGCCGTTCTGCTTCACCATGACCGCCAAGGCCGGCGGACGTTTCACGCCGCGTGCCAATCACAACCCACGCGAATTCCTGGAAGCCATCCAGGGCTGGCCGAAGCGTGCGCACTGGGCGCAGCAGAACAGCTTCGAGGCGTTCCCGATGTTCGCCGCCGCCGCGATCATCGCGCATGTCGTGGCCGGACCGAATTCGACTGCGAACCTGCTGGCCCTGCTCTTCATCGCCTGCCGCATCTTCTACGGCCTGTGCTATCTGCTGGACTGGGCGACGATACGCTCGCTGGCCTGGTTCGGCGGCATCGCCTGCGTGATCGGGCTGTTCGTGGTCGCCGCCTAG
- a CDS encoding phosphoribosylaminoimidazolesuccinocarboxamide synthase, with product MPALYESSIQSLPRLHRGKVRDIFAVGDEHMLIVTSDRLSAFDVILPQPIPGKGTVLTAVTDFWMRRFSELVANHSSDLELSQWLTPEEMAECEGRAVLVRKLKALPIEAVVRGYLIGSGWKDYQNTGAVCGIALPVGLQIADRLPQPIFTPADKAPVGSHDENISFAQVEASIGADLAAQVRELSLRLYSEAAEYARERGIIIADTKFEFGVDAAGKLHLIDEVLTPDSSRFWPADTYRPGISPPSFDKQFVRDYLETLDWNKQAPGPKLPDEIITRTADKYREAQRRLIG from the coding sequence ATGCCTGCCCTGTACGAATCCTCGATCCAATCGCTGCCGCGCCTGCACCGCGGCAAGGTGCGGGACATTTTCGCGGTCGGCGACGAACACATGCTGATCGTCACCAGCGACCGGCTTTCGGCCTTCGACGTGATTCTTCCGCAGCCGATTCCCGGCAAGGGCACGGTACTGACCGCCGTCACCGACTTCTGGATGCGGCGCTTTTCGGAGCTGGTGGCGAACCATTCCTCGGACCTGGAGCTCTCGCAATGGCTCACGCCGGAAGAGATGGCCGAGTGCGAAGGACGCGCTGTGCTGGTCCGCAAACTCAAGGCCCTGCCGATCGAGGCCGTGGTGCGTGGCTACCTGATCGGCTCCGGCTGGAAGGACTATCAGAACACCGGCGCGGTCTGCGGCATCGCCCTGCCCGTGGGCCTGCAGATCGCCGATCGCCTGCCCCAGCCGATCTTCACGCCGGCCGACAAGGCACCGGTCGGCAGCCATGACGAAAACATCAGCTTCGCCCAGGTCGAAGCCAGCATCGGCGCCGATCTCGCGGCCCAGGTCCGCGAGCTGAGTCTGCGTCTGTACAGCGAGGCGGCGGAATACGCGCGCGAACGCGGCATCATCATCGCCGACACCAAGTTCGAATTCGGCGTCGATGCAGCCGGCAAGCTGCACCTGATCGACGAAGTGCTGACACCCGACTCCTCGCGCTTCTGGCCGGCGGATACTTACCGTCCCGGCATCAGCCCGCCGAGTTTCGACAAGCAGTTCGTGCGCGATTATCTGGAAACCCTGGACTGGAACAAGCAGGCGCCCGGTCCGAAATTGCCGGACGAGATCATCACGCGTACGGCCGACAAGTATCGCGAGGCTCAGCGCCGGCTGATCGGCTGA
- the rpe gene encoding ribulose-phosphate 3-epimerase translates to MPRQSPIIAPSILSANFARLGEEVDQVLAAGADWVHFDVMDNHYVPNLTIGPMVCEALRKHGVTAPIDVHLMVEPVDELAQMFAKAGASLISFHPEASRHVDRSLQAIRAAGCKTGLVFNPATPLDVLRYVMDKVDMVLLMSVNPGFGGQSFIPAALDKLREVRALIDASGHEIRLEIDGGVKADNIGAIAAAGADTFVAGSAIFGASDYQATIRAMRDAIAEAV, encoded by the coding sequence ATGCCGCGCCAGTCACCGATCATCGCCCCCAGTATTCTCTCCGCCAACTTCGCGCGTCTCGGCGAGGAAGTCGATCAGGTGCTCGCCGCCGGCGCGGACTGGGTGCATTTCGACGTGATGGACAATCACTACGTGCCCAATCTGACGATCGGTCCGATGGTTTGCGAGGCACTGCGCAAGCACGGCGTGACCGCGCCGATCGATGTGCATCTGATGGTCGAACCGGTGGATGAACTCGCACAGATGTTCGCCAAGGCCGGCGCCAGCCTGATCAGCTTTCACCCCGAGGCGAGCCGCCACGTGGACCGCAGCCTGCAGGCGATACGCGCGGCCGGCTGCAAGACCGGCCTGGTGTTCAATCCGGCGACGCCGCTGGATGTCCTGCGCTACGTGATGGACAAGGTGGACATGGTGTTGCTGATGTCGGTGAACCCGGGCTTCGGCGGACAGAGCTTCATCCCGGCGGCGCTCGACAAGCTGCGCGAAGTGCGCGCTCTGATCGATGCCAGCGGCCACGAGATTCGCCTGGAGATCGATGGCGGGGTCAAGGCCGACAACATCGGTGCGATCGCCGCCGCCGGCGCTGACACCTTCGTCGCCGGCTCCGCGATCTTCGGCGCGAGCGACTACCAGGCCACGATTCGGGCGATGCGCGATGCCATTGCCGAAGCCGTCTGA
- a CDS encoding MFS transporter, with protein MPLPKPSDRDAEGTGDLNDVSKPAAPVRAGLVWTFALACGLIVANLYYAQPLVGLIGADLGLSHATVSLVVTLTQLGYGLGLLLLVPLGDRFENRRLSVGLLTLVALSLIAVATARGSALFLLATFGMGLCCVAAQILVPFAASLAPPAERGRVVGNVMSGLLVGILLARPLSSFVAEFGGWRAIYAISAVAIAVLAVALRRLLPLRQPAPSDLSYGALIRSLWQLFRDTPLLRRRATYHAAMFGAFSAFWTMIALRLGDAPFDFSQRDIALFALAGASGALSAPLAGRLADRGLTRLATGGAFLLAGLSFVLAGWGGAAGSLWLLLAAAVILDFAVSVNLVLGQRAIYMLGDEVRGRLNALYMALFFGGGAAGSALAGFAYASGGWTRVCEAAFVALALTTLYFLTELAHGGKR; from the coding sequence ATGCCATTGCCGAAGCCGTCTGATCGGGACGCTGAAGGGACTGGTGATTTGAACGACGTCAGCAAGCCGGCGGCACCGGTGCGTGCTGGCCTGGTCTGGACTTTCGCACTGGCCTGCGGACTGATCGTCGCCAACCTCTACTATGCGCAACCCCTGGTCGGTCTGATCGGCGCCGATCTGGGTCTGAGCCATGCCACCGTCAGTCTGGTGGTGACCCTGACCCAGCTCGGCTATGGCCTCGGCCTGCTGTTGCTGGTGCCGCTGGGCGATCGGTTCGAAAATCGGCGGCTGTCGGTCGGCCTGCTCACCCTGGTCGCGCTCAGTCTGATCGCGGTGGCCACGGCGCGGGGCTCCGCGCTGTTCCTCCTGGCGACCTTCGGCATGGGGCTGTGCTGTGTCGCAGCGCAGATTCTGGTGCCGTTTGCCGCCTCGCTGGCGCCGCCGGCGGAGCGCGGTCGTGTCGTCGGCAACGTCATGAGCGGTCTGCTGGTCGGCATACTGTTGGCACGGCCGCTGTCGAGTTTCGTCGCCGAGTTCGGCGGCTGGCGCGCGATCTACGCGATCTCCGCCGTGGCGATCGCGGTGCTGGCGGTGGCGCTGCGCCGCTTGCTGCCCCTGCGTCAGCCTGCGCCCAGCGATCTGTCATATGGCGCGTTGATCCGGTCCCTGTGGCAGTTGTTCCGGGATACGCCGCTGCTGCGCCGGCGGGCGACCTACCACGCCGCCATGTTCGGTGCGTTCAGCGCGTTCTGGACGATGATCGCCCTGCGACTGGGAGATGCGCCCTTCGATTTCTCGCAGCGCGACATCGCCCTGTTCGCGCTGGCCGGCGCCTCGGGCGCGCTGTCGGCACCGCTGGCCGGGCGGCTTGCCGATCGGGGGCTGACCCGGCTCGCGACCGGCGGTGCCTTCCTGCTGGCGGGGCTGTCTTTCGTGTTGGCCGGCTGGGGCGGGGCGGCGGGTTCGCTGTGGCTGTTGCTCGCCGCCGCGGTGATCCTGGATTTCGCGGTGTCCGTGAATCTGGTGCTCGGTCAGCGTGCGATCTACATGCTCGGCGATGAAGTGCGCGGGCGCCTCAACGCCCTGTACATGGCGCTGTTCTTCGGCGGCGGCGCGGCCGGCTCGGCGCTCGCCGGTTTTGCCTATGCCTCCGGCGGCTGGACGCGCGTTTGCGAGGCCGCTTTCGTGGCACTGGCATTGACCACGCTGTACTTTCTGACCGAGCTCGCACACGGCGGGAAGCGCTGA
- the trpE gene encoding anthranilate synthase component I codes for MTDYTHIALTRELAGDLDTPVGTYLKLGNRPYSFLFESMQGGETWGRYSFIGLPCREILSVRGSAIERRVDGELVEQTNSDNPFEWIADYACRFQVEEAPGLPRFTGGLVGYFGYDCVRYVESRINREHPDPIGAPDILLMRCDELAIFDSLRATLTIVVHAAIDDADDQARARRRLDEIEALLAQPLPRSAARGSGGVAAERFESGFTPQSYGEAIAKIKQYIAAGDVMQVVPSQRLAADFDADPVALYRALRRINPSPYLYCLNLDDHHVVGSSPEILVRVEEQEMTVRPIAGTRRRGASEAEDRALETELLADPKEIAEHLMLIDLGRNDVGRVAEIGSVTLTEKMAIERYSHVMHIVSNVRGRLKPGMHALDALAAAFPAGTLSGAPKVRAMEIIDELEPVKRGIYGGAVGYLAWSGNMDMAIAIRTAVIKDGRIYVQAGGGVVADSDAQAEWEETMNKAGAMLRAAASV; via the coding sequence ATGACGGACTACACCCACATTGCGCTGACGCGCGAACTTGCCGGCGACCTGGATACGCCGGTCGGCACCTATCTCAAACTCGGCAATCGCCCGTACTCGTTTCTGTTCGAATCGATGCAGGGCGGCGAGACCTGGGGACGCTATTCGTTCATCGGTCTGCCCTGCCGCGAGATTCTCAGCGTGCGTGGCTCGGCGATCGAGCGTCGTGTCGACGGTGAACTCGTCGAACAGACGAATTCCGACAATCCCTTCGAGTGGATCGCCGACTACGCCTGCCGCTTTCAGGTGGAGGAGGCGCCGGGGCTGCCGCGTTTCACCGGCGGGCTGGTGGGCTATTTCGGCTACGACTGTGTGCGCTATGTCGAATCGCGCATCAACCGCGAGCATCCGGACCCGATCGGCGCGCCCGACATTCTGCTGATGCGCTGCGACGAACTGGCGATCTTCGATTCACTGCGCGCCACCCTGACGATCGTGGTGCACGCCGCGATCGACGATGCGGACGATCAGGCGCGGGCACGGCGCCGGCTCGACGAAATTGAGGCGCTGCTGGCACAGCCCCTGCCGCGCTCGGCGGCGCGTGGATCGGGCGGTGTGGCGGCCGAGCGCTTCGAATCCGGATTCACGCCGCAGAGCTATGGCGAGGCGATCGCCAAGATCAAGCAGTACATCGCGGCCGGCGATGTCATGCAGGTGGTGCCCTCGCAGCGCCTGGCCGCCGACTTCGACGCCGATCCGGTGGCGCTGTACCGCGCGCTGCGGCGGATCAACCCCTCGCCGTATCTGTACTGCCTGAACCTGGACGATCATCACGTCGTCGGGTCCAGCCCCGAAATCCTGGTACGTGTGGAAGAGCAGGAAATGACGGTGCGCCCGATCGCCGGAACTCGGCGGCGCGGCGCCAGCGAAGCCGAGGATCGCGCGCTGGAAACCGAGCTGCTCGCCGATCCCAAGGAGATCGCAGAGCATCTGATGCTGATCGATCTGGGTCGAAATGATGTCGGCCGTGTCGCCGAGATCGGCAGCGTCACGCTCACTGAAAAAATGGCGATCGAGCGCTATTCGCACGTCATGCACATCGTGTCCAATGTGCGCGGGCGCCTCAAGCCGGGCATGCACGCGCTGGACGCACTGGCCGCCGCGTTCCCGGCCGGCACCCTCTCCGGCGCGCCCAAGGTACGGGCAATGGAGATCATCGACGAACTGGAGCCGGTCAAGCGCGGTATCTACGGCGGCGCCGTCGGCTACCTTGCCTGGTCCGGCAACATGGACATGGCGATCGCGATCCGCACCGCGGTGATCAAGGACGGACGCATCTATGTGCAGGCCGGTGGCGGTGTGGTTGCGGATTCCGACGCTCAGGCGGAATGGGAAGAAACCATGAACAAGGCCGGCGCGATGCTGCGTGCCGCCGCCAGCGTGTAG
- a CDS encoding aminodeoxychorismate/anthranilate synthase component II, which translates to MLLMIDNYDSFTYNLVQYFGELGADVEVYRNDRISVAEVAAKRPSHIVLSPGPCTPNEAGICLDLIQRLKGQFPILGVCLGHQAIGQAFGGKVVRAREVMHGKVSAIEHRQQSVFYGLPSPFTATRYHSLVVERDSLPADFELTAWTATADGAVDEIMGIQHKTLPIEGVQFHPESILTEHGHTMLRNFLEAR; encoded by the coding sequence ATGCTGCTGATGATCGACAACTACGATTCGTTCACCTACAACCTGGTGCAGTATTTCGGGGAACTGGGCGCCGACGTTGAGGTGTATCGCAACGACCGAATCAGCGTAGCCGAGGTTGCTGCCAAGCGGCCGAGCCATATCGTGCTGTCGCCGGGGCCGTGCACGCCCAACGAAGCCGGGATCTGCCTGGACCTGATCCAGCGCCTCAAAGGTCAGTTTCCGATTCTCGGCGTGTGTCTCGGGCATCAGGCGATCGGGCAAGCCTTCGGCGGCAAGGTGGTGCGTGCACGTGAAGTCATGCACGGCAAGGTCAGCGCCATCGAGCACCGCCAACAGAGCGTGTTCTACGGTCTGCCTTCACCGTTCACTGCGACCCGTTATCACTCGCTGGTGGTCGAGCGCGACTCTCTGCCCGCCGATTTCGAACTGACGGCATGGACCGCGACCGCGGACGGCGCCGTCGACGAGATCATGGGCATCCAGCACAAGACGCTGCCGATCGAAGGCGTGCAGTTTCATCCGGAATCGATCCTGACCGAGCACGGGCATACCATGCTCAGGAACTTTCTGGAGGCCCGCTGA
- the trpD gene encoding anthranilate phosphoribosyltransferase produces MSITPQEALTRAIEHREIFHDEMVDLMRQIMRGEVSPVMTGAIITGLRVKKETIGEIAAAAQVMREFAVKVETPAYPHFVDIVGTGGDGAQTFNISTASMFVAAAAGAHVAKHGNRSVSSKSGAADVLEALGACIDLDPAQVAESLDRCGAGFMFAPRHHPAMKAVGPVRREMGVKTIFNILGPLTNPASAPTILMGVFHPDLVGIQVRVLQRLGVSRALVVWGKDGMDEISLGAATLVGELRDNEVREYEIHPEDFGLPMAASRNLRVEDPRHSRSVLLDVLDGKAGTASDIVALNAGAALYVCGVCPSIDDGVVLAARTIASGAARRKLNAFIAVTRELGGLS; encoded by the coding sequence GTGTCGATCACCCCGCAGGAAGCGCTGACGCGCGCCATCGAGCATCGCGAAATCTTTCATGACGAGATGGTCGATCTGATGCGCCAAATCATGCGCGGCGAAGTCTCGCCGGTGATGACGGGGGCGATCATCACCGGACTGCGCGTGAAGAAGGAAACCATCGGCGAAATCGCGGCGGCGGCGCAGGTGATGCGCGAATTCGCGGTCAAGGTGGAGACGCCGGCCTATCCGCATTTCGTCGATATCGTCGGCACCGGCGGCGATGGGGCGCAGACGTTCAATATCTCGACCGCCTCGATGTTCGTGGCGGCGGCGGCCGGCGCGCATGTCGCCAAGCACGGCAATCGCAGCGTGTCCTCCAAGTCCGGTGCGGCCGACGTGCTGGAGGCGCTGGGTGCCTGCATTGATCTCGATCCGGCGCAGGTTGCGGAATCGCTGGATCGGTGTGGTGCTGGTTTCATGTTCGCGCCACGCCACCACCCGGCGATGAAGGCGGTGGGCCCGGTGCGTCGTGAAATGGGGGTCAAGACGATCTTCAACATTCTCGGCCCGCTGACCAATCCCGCCAGCGCGCCGACCATCCTGATGGGCGTGTTCCATCCGGATCTGGTGGGCATCCAGGTGCGCGTGCTGCAGCGTCTGGGCGTGTCGCGTGCGCTGGTGGTGTGGGGCAAGGACGGCATGGACGAGATTTCGCTCGGCGCCGCTACGCTGGTCGGTGAACTGCGCGACAACGAGGTTCGCGAGTACGAAATCCATCCCGAGGATTTCGGCCTGCCGATGGCCGCGAGCCGCAATCTTCGGGTCGAAGACCCCAGGCATTCGCGTTCGGTGCTGCTGGACGTGCTCGACGGCAAGGCGGGCACGGCCTCGGACATCGTGGCGCTCAACGCCGGCGCGGCGCTTTATGTCTGCGGTGTATGCCCGAGTATCGATGATGGTGTTGTGCTGGCTGCACGCACCATTGCTTCCGGCGCGGCGCGCCGCAAGCTCAACGCATTCATTGCCGTGACGCGCGAGCTCGGAGGCCTTTCGTGA
- the trpC gene encoding indole-3-glycerol phosphate synthase TrpC yields the protein MSEDILQRILAVKREEIAALSKRHSRASLHGLADEQAAPRGFAAALSRKAAHGVGVIAEIKRASPSKGLIRADFEPSWLAREYQSGGAACLSILTDERFFQGATVYLEQARGACDLPVLRKDFMIDELQIYEARAIGADAILLIAAALSTGQMGELAACATELGMDVLLEIHDREELDAVLDAGLLGRCLLGINNRNLRTFETRLETTLELLPLLPEATDVVTESGIGTAADVKRMTDSGVRRFLVGESLMRQPSPAAALLRLLA from the coding sequence GTGAGCGAGGACATCCTGCAACGCATCCTCGCCGTCAAGCGCGAGGAGATTGCGGCGCTGAGCAAACGGCATAGTCGGGCGTCGCTGCACGGATTGGCGGACGAGCAGGCCGCCCCGCGTGGTTTCGCGGCCGCGCTTTCGAGGAAGGCTGCGCACGGTGTGGGCGTGATCGCCGAGATCAAGCGGGCGAGTCCGAGCAAGGGCCTGATCCGGGCGGACTTCGAGCCGTCCTGGCTGGCGCGCGAATATCAAAGCGGCGGCGCGGCCTGTTTGTCGATCCTGACCGATGAGCGCTTTTTCCAGGGCGCAACGGTCTATCTGGAACAGGCGCGTGGCGCCTGCGATCTGCCAGTCCTGCGCAAGGACTTCATGATCGACGAATTGCAGATCTATGAAGCACGTGCGATTGGCGCCGATGCCATCCTGCTGATCGCCGCCGCGCTGAGTACCGGGCAGATGGGTGAACTGGCGGCCTGCGCGACCGAGCTCGGCATGGACGTGTTGCTGGAAATCCATGACCGCGAGGAACTGGATGCGGTGCTCGACGCCGGCTTGCTGGGCCGCTGCCTGCTCGGCATCAACAACCGCAATCTGCGGACCTTCGAAACCCGTCTGGAAACCACATTGGAGCTGTTGCCGCTGCTGCCGGAAGCTACGGACGTGGTAACCGAAAGCGGAATCGGCACCGCCGCGGACGTGAAGCGAATGACGGACTCAGGCGTGCGCCGGTTTCTGGTGGGCGAGTCGTTGATGCGCCAGCCCAGCCCTGCGGCGGCCTTGCTTCGTCTGCTGGCCTGA
- the crp gene encoding cAMP-activated global transcriptional regulator CRP, whose protein sequence is MFHKPAIQEFIGRAHKRSYPPKHTLIHAGDLPTSLYLILEGSVSVLVEDEDGREMVLAYLNPGSFFGEMCLFPEQNVRTAIVRTRTPTLVAEIGFHAFHQLSHEMPDVMYEIAGQLAARLRDTSRRLADLAFVDVAGRVSHELLALCGQPDAQPNPRGMVIRISRQELARIVGCSREMAGRVLKKLEEDGLVQVTGRSILVINAVPRRAIA, encoded by the coding sequence ATGTTTCACAAGCCGGCCATCCAGGAGTTCATCGGACGGGCCCACAAACGCAGCTATCCGCCCAAGCACACCCTGATACACGCTGGCGATCTGCCCACGAGCCTCTACCTGATACTCGAAGGGTCCGTCAGCGTGCTCGTCGAGGACGAAGACGGGCGCGAGATGGTACTCGCATATCTCAATCCCGGCTCGTTTTTTGGTGAAATGTGCCTGTTCCCGGAACAGAACGTACGCACCGCCATCGTCCGCACGCGCACCCCCACCTTGGTCGCGGAGATCGGATTCCACGCGTTTCATCAGCTCTCGCACGAAATGCCGGACGTGATGTACGAGATTGCCGGCCAGCTCGCAGCGCGCCTGCGCGACACCAGCCGGCGGCTCGCCGATCTCGCCTTTGTCGATGTTGCCGGCCGCGTGTCGCACGAACTACTGGCGCTGTGCGGACAACCGGACGCACAGCCCAATCCGCGCGGCATGGTGATTCGCATCAGCCGACAGGAACTGGCGCGCATCGTCGGCTGTTCCCGCGAGATGGCCGGTCGCGTACTCAAGAAACTGGAAGAAGACGGTCTGGTTCAGGTCACCGGCCGCAGTATTCTGGTCATCAACGCGGTGCCACGGCGCGCAATCGCCTGA
- a CDS encoding OsmC family protein yields the protein MEVRVKWVEGMAFIGESGSGHGIVIDGPPDLGGRDLGMRPMELMLMSVGACSAVDVVHILKKARQPVLDCYVEVKGKRAETEPKVFTDIHLHFVVIGNDLKANQVERAVKLSADKYCSASLMLSKAANVTHDFELRSPA from the coding sequence ATGGAAGTACGTGTGAAGTGGGTCGAAGGCATGGCCTTCATCGGCGAAAGCGGCAGCGGTCATGGCATCGTGATCGACGGGCCGCCCGATCTGGGCGGGCGTGATCTGGGCATGCGTCCGATGGAATTGATGCTGATGTCGGTCGGGGCATGCTCCGCCGTGGACGTCGTGCATATTCTCAAGAAGGCGCGCCAGCCGGTGCTTGACTGCTACGTGGAAGTGAAGGGCAAACGCGCCGAGACCGAGCCCAAGGTGTTTACCGATATTCATCTGCATTTCGTGGTGATCGGCAATGACCTCAAGGCGAACCAGGTGGAACGAGCCGTCAAGCTGTCGGCGGACAAGTACTGTTCCGCCTCGCTGATGTTGTCCAAGGCCGCCAATGTGACGCACGACTTTGAATTGCGCTCGCCCGCATGA
- the speD gene encoding adenosylmethionine decarboxylase: MKLKLHGFNNLTKSLSFNIYDICYARSARHQQEYIEYIDEAYNAERLTAILTEVADIIGANILNVARQDYDPQGASVTMLISEGHLDGLPTPATHKDSVVAHLDKSHITVHTYPETHPDAGISTFRADIDVSTCGKISPLKALNYLISSFESDIVVMDYRVRGFTRNVRGMKHFIDHNIDSIQNFISKGIKDRYDMVDVNVYQEYFFHTKMRLKDLDLDTYLFGEGARELPPRESKRIRNRVDHEIMEIFYGRNIAR; this comes from the coding sequence CTGAAGCTCAAGCTGCACGGGTTCAACAACCTGACCAAGTCGCTGAGCTTCAATATCTACGACATCTGCTACGCGCGTTCGGCACGCCACCAGCAGGAATACATCGAATACATCGACGAGGCCTACAACGCGGAGCGATTGACCGCGATACTCACCGAGGTCGCGGACATCATCGGCGCGAACATCCTCAACGTGGCGCGGCAGGATTACGATCCGCAGGGCGCCTCGGTGACGATGCTGATATCCGAAGGTCATCTGGATGGCCTGCCCACGCCGGCCACGCACAAGGATTCGGTCGTCGCGCATCTGGACAAGAGTCACATCACGGTCCACACCTATCCGGAAACCCACCCGGACGCCGGCATCAGTACCTTCCGCGCCGACATCGACGTTTCGACCTGCGGCAAGATTTCGCCGTTGAAGGCGCTCAACTACCTGATCAGCAGCTTCGAGTCGGACATCGTGGTCATGGACTACCGCGTGCGCGGTTTCACGCGCAACGTGCGCGGCATGAAGCATTTCATCGACCACAACATCGACTCGATCCAGAACTTCATCTCCAAGGGCATCAAGGACCGGTACGACATGGTCGACGTCAACGTCTACCAGGAGTACTTCTTCCACACCAAGATGCGCCTCAAGGACCTGGACCTCGACACCTACCTGTTCGGAGAAGGCGCTCGTGAGCTGCCGCCGCGTGAATCCAAGCGGATTCGCAATCGCGTCGACCACGAGATCATGGAAATCTTCTACGGTCGGAACATCGCCCGATAA
- the coq7 gene encoding 2-polyprenyl-3-methyl-6-methoxy-1,4-benzoquinone monooxygenase, whose product MTAAQPPRRALPARLDTDRAGAAVPTAETRLRSVGLMRINHAGEVAAQALYHGQSMTARDAKTRQHMLSAAMEEKDHLAWCEARLAELGARPSRLQAFWYGGSFAIGALAGLAGDRWSLGFVNETERQVAEHLDEHIAQLSDSDVRSRTILEQMRLDEQRHGDEAALAGGRPLPAPVRRLMRRVAAMMKWTAGRF is encoded by the coding sequence ATGACAGCGGCTCAGCCCCCTCGTCGCGCACTGCCTGCACGTCTGGATACGGATAGGGCAGGCGCCGCTGTTCCAACTGCTGAGACCCGGCTTCGCAGCGTTGGTCTGATGCGCATCAATCATGCGGGCGAGGTGGCAGCTCAGGCGCTTTATCACGGCCAGTCGATGACCGCTCGAGATGCGAAAACGCGTCAACACATGCTGTCTGCCGCAATGGAAGAGAAGGATCACCTGGCGTGGTGCGAGGCCCGTCTCGCGGAGCTGGGCGCACGGCCGAGCCGATTGCAGGCGTTCTGGTACGGCGGCTCGTTTGCAATCGGCGCGCTGGCGGGACTCGCCGGTGACCGCTGGAGTCTGGGTTTCGTCAACGAAACCGAACGGCAGGTCGCCGAACACCTGGACGAGCACATCGCGCAACTGTCCGATTCGGACGTGCGCAGCCGCACGATTCTCGAACAGATGCGTCTGGACGAGCAGCGTCACGGCGACGAGGCAGCCCTGGCCGGCGGCCGGCCACTGCCGGCGCCGGTGCGCCGGTTGATGCGGCGGGTTGCGGCCATGATGAAGTGGACGGCCGGCCGCTTCTAG